The following are from one region of the Oncorhynchus tshawytscha isolate Ot180627B linkage group LG24, Otsh_v2.0, whole genome shotgun sequence genome:
- the LOC112223546 gene encoding ADP-ribosylation factor-like protein 4D: MGNQLTEIAPNTPFLQNFQSLHVVVIGLDAAGKTSLLYRLKLKEFVKTIPTKGFNTEKIKVAVGSSRAITFQVWDVGGQEKLRPLWKSYTRRTDGMVFVVDSTETERMEEAKVELHKITRTSENQGVPVLVLANKQDLASALSVNEVEKALAVHELNASTLHHVQSCSAVDGQGLQPGLEKLYEMILIRKKMVKHNKHRKR; the protein is encoded by the coding sequence ATGGGGAACCAGCTGACCGAGATAGCCCCCAACACTCCTTTCCTGCAAAACTTCCAGTCCTTACACGTTGTGGTGATTGGCCTGGATGCGGCTGGCAAAACCTCTCTGCTCTACAGACTGAAACTCAAGGAGTTTGTCAAGACCATCCCGACCAAGGGCTTTAACACAGAGAAGATCAAGGTAGCGGTGGGCAGCTCGCGGGCCATCACCTTCCAGGTCTGGGACGTAGGGGGCCAGGAGAAGCTACGGCCCCTCTGGAAGTCGTACACGAGGCGGACCGATGGCATGGTGTTCGTGGTGGACTCCACCGAGACCGAACGTATGGAGGAGGCCAAGGTGGAGCTTCACAAGATCACCCGTACCTCGGAGAACCAGGGGGTGCCCGTCCTGGTGCTGGCCAACAAGCAGGACCTGGCCTCAGCTCTGTCTGTGAATGAGGTGGAGAAGGCCCTGGCTGTCCATGAACTGAATGCCTCCACACTGCACCATGTACAGAGCTGCAGCGCCGTGGATGGACAGGGCTTACAACCAGGCCTAGAGAAACTCTACGAGATGATCCTGATAAGGAAGAAGATGGTGAAACACAACAAACATAGAAAAAGATAA